A stretch of Treponema vincentii F0403 DNA encodes these proteins:
- a CDS encoding (2Fe-2S)-binding protein encodes MKIRFHLNNVAVEIEADADERLADVLRRDFGLLSVRKSCMQGTCGSCTVLLNDHPVPSCRLPIFAVAGKSIITLEAFSATPEYNDIIAAFDKEGITLCGFCSAGTILTAHSIVQKHWNPTDEQIRDAYIGIMCRCTDIVSITAALKQVCRSKRSKRHEK; translated from the coding sequence ATGAAGATACGATTTCATCTGAATAACGTGGCGGTAGAGATTGAAGCAGATGCCGACGAGCGGCTGGCGGATGTGCTGAGGAGGGACTTCGGATTGCTCAGCGTACGGAAGAGCTGTATGCAGGGCACCTGCGGGTCATGCACGGTGTTGTTAAACGATCATCCGGTACCGTCCTGCAGGCTCCCCATCTTTGCCGTAGCGGGAAAAAGCATTATCACACTCGAAGCCTTTAGTGCGACACCGGAGTACAATGACATTATCGCCGCATTCGACAAAGAAGGCATCACACTGTGCGGCTTTTGTTCCGCAGGTACGATTTTAACCGCTCACAGTATCGTACAAAAACACTGGAACCCCACCGACGAGCAAATACGGGACGCCTATATCGGCATTATGTGCCGGTGTACCGACATCGTTTCGATCACCGCAGCGTTAAAGCAGGTATGCCGGTCAAAGAGGAGCAAGCGGCATGAAAAATAA
- a CDS encoding FAD binding domain-containing protein, translated as MKNNYTVNTAKSMAELYTLLQNHTDITPLAGTTGLLKDCRTDRFILPESILLLKNIPELETIAKRERFIDFGAAATLNTILELGEKNVPAILYQAISLAANPGVRSLATIGGNIAQAPMQNSCLIPLLALDSKIEIRTRKETFWMPLIQYCDESSNVLRHTPHIILRVRVPFEEWTISYYKRLGPIGHITADTSSFVFLARAQKNLLSDIKLLFGSKQLIKSKEFENLLTGKGLPIDRRSVGALMKETEDIFNDTFSAAEISEFQKACFLNLIEESIYLLTN; from the coding sequence ATGAAAAATAACTACACCGTCAATACCGCAAAAAGCATGGCGGAGCTCTACACGCTGCTGCAAAACCACACCGACATCACCCCGCTTGCCGGTACTACCGGATTACTCAAGGATTGCCGTACCGACCGTTTTATATTACCGGAATCGATTTTGCTCCTAAAAAACATCCCCGAACTTGAAACCATCGCAAAACGGGAACGCTTCATCGATTTCGGTGCGGCTGCAACCCTTAATACAATTTTAGAGCTGGGAGAAAAAAACGTACCGGCGATTCTGTATCAGGCCATTTCGCTTGCGGCAAATCCGGGAGTCCGCTCCCTTGCGACCATCGGCGGAAATATCGCCCAAGCACCGATGCAAAACTCCTGTCTTATCCCGCTCCTTGCGTTGGATTCAAAGATTGAAATACGGACACGGAAAGAAACGTTTTGGATGCCGCTGATTCAGTATTGCGACGAAAGCAGCAATGTCCTGCGCCATACTCCGCACATTATTCTCCGCGTACGCGTTCCGTTTGAAGAATGGACTATCTCATATTACAAACGGCTCGGACCGATCGGGCACATTACCGCCGATACCTCCTCGTTTGTGTTTCTTGCCCGTGCGCAGAAAAATTTGCTTTCCGATATCAAACTGTTGTTCGGCAGCAAACAGCTTATAAAGAGTAAAGAGTTTGAAAACCTTTTAACCGGAAAAGGACTGCCCATCGACCGGCGCAGCGTAGGCGCATTAATGAAGGAAACCGAAGATATTTTCAACGATACCTTTTCCGCTGCGGAGATCTCGGAATTCCAAAAGGCGTGCTTTTTGAATTTAATTGAAGAGAGCATATACTTACTGACCAATTAA
- a CDS encoding bifunctional 5,10-methylenetetrahydrofolate dehydrogenase/5,10-methenyltetrahydrofolate cyclohydrolase: MAQIIDGKKLAEQLTQAVTRENAAYCTRHPQPCLAIVSSGTDPASQVYIKTKINALEKAGMRSRIIPYPETISEQELAACVQMLNADDTVDGILIQLPLPYPLDSRRILAPLAPHKDIDGFTPENLGRLLTGRPGFIPCTPQGILYALREYGIPLSGAHAVIVGRSAIVGKPLTALLTAADATVTLCHSKTKDLAAITRQADILIAAAGHPGLITGSMIKKGAAVIDVGINRIPDPSAPKGSRLTGDVDFESAAEQAGWITPVPGGVGPLTVAMVLRNTLRAAQLRHGCLPEPEIGADTETDGC; the protein is encoded by the coding sequence ATGGCACAGATTATAGACGGCAAAAAGCTTGCCGAACAATTAACTCAAGCGGTAACACGGGAAAATGCGGCATATTGTACACGGCATCCGCAGCCATGTCTTGCGATTGTATCATCGGGGACAGATCCCGCCTCGCAAGTATATATTAAAACTAAAATAAATGCGCTTGAAAAAGCGGGAATGCGGAGCAGAATTATTCCGTACCCGGAAACTATCAGCGAACAGGAATTGGCGGCGTGTGTGCAAATGCTGAATGCCGACGATACGGTTGACGGCATTTTGATTCAGCTGCCTCTCCCCTACCCGCTGGACAGCCGGCGGATTCTTGCGCCGCTTGCCCCTCACAAAGACATTGACGGATTTACACCTGAAAATTTAGGACGATTGCTTACCGGCAGGCCGGGGTTTATTCCCTGCACGCCGCAGGGAATTCTGTATGCGCTGCGGGAATACGGCATACCGCTTAGCGGCGCTCATGCGGTTATTGTAGGGCGGTCTGCCATTGTCGGGAAACCCCTCACCGCCTTACTCACTGCCGCGGATGCAACGGTTACGCTGTGCCACAGTAAAACAAAAGACCTTGCAGCAATCACGCGGCAGGCGGATATTTTGATTGCGGCTGCGGGGCACCCCGGTCTCATTACCGGCAGCATGATAAAAAAGGGCGCCGCAGTTATCGACGTGGGGATAAACCGCATTCCCGACCCGTCCGCACCCAAGGGCAGTAGGCTTACCGGCGACGTTGATTTTGAAAGCGCTGCCGAACAGGCCGGCTGGATTACACCGGTGCCCGGCGGGGTCGGACCTTTAACCGTAGCGATGGTCTTGCGGAATACGCTCCGCGCCGCACAACTTCGGCACGGCTGTTTGCCGGAGCCGGAAATCGGAGCCGATACGGAAACGGACGGATGCTAG
- a CDS encoding IMPACT family protein: MLVLKRTAKQPDLQAGSGSSSPDMLTGDNEEAILLPEASAELTVKKSVFRAEVFYTDNAQTAKEIVKRQKTGYRDARHVVHAFVIGETGAVLGCSDDGEPAGTAGQPVLAVLKGSGITDILVTVTRWFGGTLLGTGGLVKAYSATAKEALTQVHTEPLIQKAEFTCECSYEDHNPLLRAAASLPVTFAHTEFAQTVRLSGSIPLAYRDDFAQLVTEITKGASSVHFSE, encoded by the coding sequence ATGCTAGTACTCAAGCGCACCGCAAAGCAACCCGATTTACAGGCAGGTTCCGGCTCCTCATCGCCTGACATGCTAACGGGCGATAATGAGGAGGCAATACTTTTGCCGGAAGCGTCGGCGGAGCTTACCGTAAAAAAATCGGTGTTCCGCGCCGAGGTGTTTTACACGGATAATGCGCAAACCGCAAAAGAGATTGTAAAACGGCAAAAGACAGGGTACCGCGATGCCCGGCATGTAGTGCATGCTTTTGTCATCGGAGAAACCGGCGCGGTGCTCGGATGCAGCGACGACGGAGAACCGGCAGGGACTGCAGGACAGCCGGTACTTGCTGTCCTAAAAGGAAGCGGCATTACCGATATCTTGGTAACGGTTACCCGCTGGTTCGGCGGCACTCTTTTGGGAACAGGCGGTTTGGTAAAGGCGTATTCTGCTACGGCAAAAGAAGCACTCACTCAAGTACACACGGAGCCGCTCATTCAAAAAGCGGAGTTTACCTGCGAATGCAGCTATGAAGATCACAACCCGCTGCTCCGCGCCGCCGCTTCCCTGCCGGTAACCTTTGCACATACGGAATTTGCGCAAACCGTCCGGCTGAGCGGCTCGATCCCGCTTGCATACCGTGATGACTTTGCACAACTGGTTACGGAAATTACCAAGGGAGCTTCTTCGGTACACTTCTCGGAATAG
- the ruvA gene encoding Holliday junction branch migration protein RuvA — translation MFNSISGTLTGKTAESVYIETHGIEWEIFVSTLSADRFGAAGSTVRVYTWLYHREDQMRLFGFLTPAERSLFLDLTKVEGIGPKQALKILSGLDSAALEAALEAGDVARLQSIPGIGKKTAQKMVLALKGQLTGLQDSGRAETAKKSEFEDIIIALIDMGYDRKRAAETVDAAAQSMRTQGIDPTAKEEELFRTAIVNLSST, via the coding sequence ATGTTTAACAGCATCAGCGGGACACTAACCGGTAAAACGGCAGAATCCGTTTACATAGAAACGCACGGCATTGAATGGGAAATTTTTGTGTCTACTCTGAGCGCAGACCGTTTCGGAGCCGCAGGCAGTACGGTGCGGGTCTATACATGGCTCTATCACCGGGAAGATCAGATGCGGCTGTTCGGTTTTTTAACGCCTGCGGAGCGGAGCCTTTTTTTGGATTTAACGAAGGTTGAAGGAATCGGTCCGAAACAAGCACTGAAGATTCTTTCCGGCCTTGACAGCGCTGCGCTTGAAGCAGCCCTTGAGGCGGGAGACGTTGCCCGGCTGCAAAGCATTCCCGGAATAGGGAAGAAAACGGCACAGAAGATGGTACTTGCCTTGAAGGGGCAGCTGACGGGACTGCAGGATAGCGGCCGAGCGGAAACGGCAAAAAAATCGGAATTTGAAGATATTATCATCGCCCTCATCGACATGGGGTATGACCGAAAGCGTGCTGCCGAAACGGTTGACGCGGCTGCACAATCGATGCGAACGCAAGGCATCGATCCTACTGCAAAAGAAGAAGAACTATTCCGCACTGCCATTGTCAATTTAAGCTCAACATAA
- a CDS encoding Rpn family recombination-promoting nuclease/putative transposase — MFYWAKMYIEGFKEGEPYTSLTRCIAINLISQGFKLNSEVHSAYRILEQQTYQQLTDLLEIHFLNLAAVKGTKIRQAITTKKQEKLLNWLRFIETDDKEERAMLATTSPILQMLNEKIDVLSLNPEERKLYESRMKLKSDIATISEVQFKAGIEYGLAEGEARGRSEGSRQKALETARILKQLGDSVQKIAQATGLSQAEVEAIK; from the coding sequence TTGTTCTATTGGGCTAAAATGTACATTGAAGGCTTCAAAGAAGGTGAACCGTATACCAGTCTTACAAGATGCATCGCCATCAATTTGATCTCCCAAGGATTTAAGCTCAATAGTGAGGTGCACTCTGCCTATCGCATACTGGAACAACAAACTTATCAACAGCTCACTGATTTATTAGAAATCCACTTTCTGAACTTGGCGGCAGTAAAAGGGACTAAGATACGGCAAGCTATCACTACCAAAAAGCAGGAAAAACTGTTAAACTGGTTGCGGTTTATAGAAACGGACGATAAGGAGGAGAGAGCCATGTTAGCGACAACTTCACCGATATTACAAATGCTGAATGAGAAAATCGATGTTCTCAGCTTGAATCCTGAAGAACGGAAGCTGTATGAATCAAGAATGAAGCTGAAAAGCGACATAGCAACCATTTCTGAAGTGCAGTTCAAAGCAGGAATCGAATATGGCCTCGCCGAAGGAGAAGCCCGTGGACGCTCAGAGGGTTCCCGTCAAAAAGCACTCGAAACGGCACGCATTTTAAAACAATTAGGCGATTCCGTACAAAAGATAGCACAGGCAACCGGTCTCTCCCAAGCAGAGGTGGAAGCGATAAAATAA
- a CDS encoding Rpn family recombination-promoting nuclease/putative transposase: MTQKPFEDLTIADDFMFCKVMEYEPICKEFLEMLFNAKIEKITYLSSQNTVTANSGAKTVRLDVLVKDKAGTSYDIEMQVGNEYNIPKRMRYYQAVLDVAFLDKGYSYKALNESYIIFICLFDPIGSNRAVYTFENICIEDKRLPLQDGTKKIILNANSFRTADNKELQGFLQYVKTGKVTTAYTGRIEQMIQTVKRNEQLRKEYHILPAVLMDAFDEGEARGSRQKALETARILKQLGDSVQKIAQATGLTQEEVESIGNG; this comes from the coding sequence ATGACACAAAAACCTTTTGAAGACCTCACCATTGCAGATGATTTCATGTTCTGTAAGGTTATGGAGTATGAACCTATCTGTAAAGAATTTCTTGAGATGCTTTTTAATGCTAAAATCGAGAAAATCACGTATCTATCGTCCCAAAATACCGTTACCGCTAATTCCGGAGCCAAAACCGTCCGACTGGATGTATTAGTAAAAGACAAAGCCGGCACATCCTACGATATTGAAATGCAAGTTGGAAATGAGTATAACATACCGAAACGGATGCGGTATTATCAGGCTGTGCTGGATGTCGCCTTTTTAGATAAAGGCTATTCCTATAAAGCGCTCAACGAAAGTTATATCATCTTTATTTGTCTATTTGACCCTATCGGCAGTAACAGAGCAGTCTACACGTTTGAAAATATCTGTATTGAGGATAAAAGGCTCCCCTTACAAGATGGAACCAAAAAGATTATACTAAATGCGAACTCGTTTAGAACCGCAGATAATAAGGAATTACAAGGCTTTTTACAGTATGTAAAAACCGGCAAAGTAACGACAGCATATACAGGGAGGATAGAGCAAATGATACAAACAGTAAAACGCAACGAACAGCTGCGGAAAGAATACCACATATTACCGGCAGTATTGATGGATGCCTTTGATGAAGGCGAAGCCCGCGGTTCCCGTCAAAAAGCGCTCGAAACAGCACGTATCTTAAAACAATTAGGCGATTCCGTACAAAAGATAGCGCAAGCAACCGGTCTTACCCAAGAAGAGGTCGAATCAATTGGTAATGGGTAA
- the vapC gene encoding type II toxin-antitoxin system VapC family toxin produces MIVADTSVWIDYVKGIDAPHTDMLDNELIRNRVVTGDIIITEFLQGFKNDREYLMAKHIMDSLEYRDFLGKEIAIQAANNYRKLRKQGITVRKTIDVIIATFCIENGFPLIHNDRDFDPMEKILGLIVKR; encoded by the coding sequence ATGATTGTCGCAGATACATCGGTTTGGATTGATTATGTAAAAGGGATTGATGCACCTCATACCGATATGTTGGATAATGAATTAATCCGTAACAGAGTCGTAACCGGTGATATAATAATAACTGAATTTTTACAAGGATTTAAAAACGATAGAGAATACCTCATGGCAAAGCACATTATGGATAGTCTGGAATACAGAGATTTTCTGGGAAAGGAAATTGCAATACAAGCTGCAAATAATTATAGGAAATTGAGAAAGCAGGGCATCACAGTAAGAAAAACAATAGATGTTATAATCGCAACATTTTGTATAGAAAACGGATTTCCATTAATACACAATGATAGAGATTTTGATCCAATGGAAAAAATTTTAGGATTGATTGTTAAAAGGTAG
- a CDS encoding type II toxin-antitoxin system VapB family antitoxin, producing MRTNIVIDDTLMNEALHASGYKTKKETVEEALKLLITLKNQASIRNFRGKLFWDGDLEKMRLDK from the coding sequence ATGAGAACAAATATTGTTATTGATGATACCTTAATGAATGAGGCTTTGCATGCTTCAGGTTATAAAACAAAAAAAGAAACGGTTGAAGAAGCTTTAAAACTTTTAATAACATTAAAAAATCAAGCAAGCATAAGAAATTTCCGCGGGAAACTATTTTGGGATGGTGATTTGGAAAAAATGAGGCTTGATAAATGA
- a CDS encoding TIGR04255 family protein, translating to MKYSKAPISEVIFGVVYAKQKLSSDDIFVLNGYFKDRFPFLEILSPLVIENLDGFQLVSNLDPLLTGPFLLRRRSSDNKWLLQIQSNSVYLNWIRNDSEPVGNYIGYNAVYGQFVCILDTIEKTLDIGMYEDISMVDLSYGDRIEWQKYIPELSKVKDIINISTPPIFSKEGYNNLFARYTYEDSDLNGFGLLNINTATSIQGSQVIKIETVLRGNLQGFTFPTWFEEAHKKQSFIFDGLFTEYLKGEWL from the coding sequence ATGAAATATTCAAAAGCTCCTATTTCAGAAGTTATATTTGGTGTTGTATATGCAAAACAGAAGCTGTCTTCTGATGATATTTTTGTTTTGAATGGTTATTTTAAAGATCGATTTCCATTCTTAGAAATACTCTCACCATTGGTAATTGAAAATCTCGATGGATTCCAGTTAGTTTCAAATTTAGATCCGTTATTAACTGGACCTTTTTTATTACGCCGTCGATCTTCTGATAATAAGTGGTTATTACAAATTCAATCGAACAGTGTCTATTTAAACTGGATTAGAAATGACTCAGAGCCTGTTGGCAATTACATAGGATATAATGCTGTATATGGACAATTTGTTTGTATTTTAGATACTATTGAAAAAACGTTGGATATTGGTATGTATGAAGATATCAGTATGGTTGACCTATCCTATGGAGATAGAATTGAATGGCAGAAATATATTCCTGAATTAAGCAAAGTTAAGGACATTATAAATATTTCTACTCCACCGATTTTTTCAAAAGAAGGTTACAATAATTTATTTGCTAGGTATACTTATGAAGATAGTGATCTGAACGGATTTGGACTGCTTAATATTAATACCGCCACCTCAATACAAGGAAGTCAAGTAATTAAAATAGAAACTGTATTACGAGGAAATTTGCAAGGTTTTACTTTTCCAACATGGTTTGAAGAAGCTCATAAGAAACAATCATTTATCTTTGATGGCCTTTTTACTGAATATCTAAAGGGCGAATGGTTATGA